The segment CCCGCTATCGCCGACGACGAGCGTGACGGCGGAGTCCACCAGCCGGCGGGACTCCACGACGTCCTTCACGCGGTCGCCGAGGGTGACCTTGAAGCGGGCGATGAGCCGGTCCACATCGGCGCCGGCGAGGGCATCCTTCTGCTGCTCCTCGTCGGCTTTCAGGTCGATATCCGCCTTCTCGATGCTCTTGAGCTCCTTCTCTTTGTAGGCATTGATGTGCGGGACGACAAACGCGTCGAGCGGGTCGTCCATCAGCAGCACGTCGATGCCGTTTTTGCGGAAGTACTCGAGCTTCGGACTCCGCTCCAGCACATCACGGTGTTCGCCGAGGAGGTAGTAGATCTGGGTTTGATCCGCCGGCATGGCCGCGACGTAGCCGGCGAACGAGGCGTACTCGCCTTTCGGCGTCTTCGTGGATCCGAAGCGAAGCAGATCGACCAGCTTGTCCTTATTGGTGAAGTCGTTCCCCACGCCAAGCTTAAACAGCGGCCCGAATTCCCGGAAGAACTTCGCGTATTTCTCGGCCTCTTTTTCGGCCCAACCCTCCAGCAACCCGATGATCTTCCCGGTGAGGATCGTCCGGATCCTGGCCATCACCGGGCTATTCTGCGTCACTTCGCGGGAGACGTTCAGCGGCAAACTATCCGTCTCGACCACGCCGCGGACGAAGCGGAGGTACTCCGGCACCAGCGCCTTGCAATCGTCCTGGATAAACACCCCGTTGGCGTAGAGGTGCAGCTTCGTGGCCTCTTCCTCACGAAACATCCCGGGCGGGGCGTGTTCGGGGAGGAACAGGAGGGCACGGACGTTGACGACGCCCTCCAGGTTCAGGTGCAGATAGCCGAGCGGATCCTGGTAGTCGCCCGAGATGAACTTGTAGAACTCGTTCAGCTCCTCCGGCGTGATCTCGCTTTTGTTTTTGTGCCAGAGCGCCTTGACCGTGTTGACCTGCTCGTCGGCCACGTAGATCGGGAAGTCGACGAAGTTCGAGTACTTTTTGATGATCCCCTTCACCCGGTCGTCGCGCATGAACTCCTTCGCGTCCTCGCGGAGTTTGAGGACGATGGTCGTGCCGCGTTCGGCGCGGCCGGCGGGTTCGATCGTGAACGACCCCTCGCCGTCCGACGTCCACCGGAGCGCTTCGGAATCCGCGTCGGCGCCGAGGGTCTCCACCACGACCTCCTCGGCCACCATGAAGGCCGAGTAGAAGCCGACGCCAAACTGGCCGATGAGCTGGCCGTCGATGGGTTTGCCTTCTTTCTGGAGTTGCTCGAGGAACGCCTTCGTGCCCGAGCTGGCGACGGTGCCGAGGCGCTTGACGAGGTCGTCCCGCGTCATCCCGATGCCGCTGTCCTCGATCGTGAGCGTATTCGCGGTCTCATCCAGCGTGATACGGATCTCGAGCGGCGCTTCCGCGCTCCGCATAGCGGGGTCGGTCAGTTTTCGGAATCGCGCCTTGTTGAGTGCGTCCGACGCGTTGGAGATAAGTTCGCGGAGGAAGATCTCCTGATGGGTATAGAGGGAGTGGACGATCAGATGAAGCAGTTGCTTCATCTCGGCCTTAAAGGTATAGCGTTTGGCCTTTTCTTCCCGGGTCTCGGTTTCCACGGCAGTAGGTGTTTAGTCGGTTGAATAGTATGGATAACGCAAGGAGCCGGCCCGGATCGACCGACCCATAGTTCCAGGGAGAAGGTCGCTCACGAATGGTGCGGCGCCAGGTTCCCTCGCTAAAGCCGGCGCACGGCTTCATCATTACCCGCCGGGTTAACATTATTAGCAAGTTTTATCAACCTCTTAATGATATTGGTTGTGTTTTGTCGCATTCTACGACCTTCATCGGTTCCATGCCAACCCAACGGCGTACACCGGCATCCTTCCTCCTTCGACGGCTTCCTCAGAGCACGAACTCCTCCATGAAAACGCCCACACTTGGTGCCGCCGCCTGGCTATCGCTTCTCCTGGCCGGCTGCTCAGGCCCTACCCCTTCCCGCACCGCCTCCACGGAGCGGCCGGATGACAACCGTTTTACGCCTGTGGTCCTGGCCCAGGGCGCTTCGATGGACGAGCCCATGTCTTTCGAAGTCCTCGACGACGGCACGGTCTTCTTCATCGAACGGAAGGGCGGCGTAAAGCGGTACGATCCGGGGAGTAACGCCGTGATGACGGTCGCGATGATCCCCGTCAACACCAAATACACCAACGCCGAAGGCGTGGTGCGCGAGGCCGAGGAAGGGCTGGTGGGGATGACGGTTCATCCGGACTTCGAGCAAAAACCCTGGATTTATCTGCTCTATGCGGACCCCGCCGAGCCGAAACACGTCCTTGCCCGCTGGGACTATCGCGACGGTGCGCTCGACGAGGCGACGAAAAAAGTCGTCCTCGAGTACCCCGTCCAGCGTGAAGCCTGCTGCCACACGGGCGGCGGCATGACATGGGACGCGGACGGCAACCTGTTCATGACGATCGGCAACAACACGGGCAACTCCCAGATGTCGCAGACCGACGAGCGCCCGGCCCGCAGCAGCTGGGACGACCAGCGCGGCGCCAGCAACACGAACGACCTCCGCGGCAAGATCATTCGCATCCATCCGGAGGACGACGGCACCTACACCATCCCCGACGGCAACCTCTTCGCGCCCGGCACCCCGAACACGCGCCCCGAGATCTACACGATGGGGCACCGGAACGCATGGCGCGTGTCCATCGATAGCGAGACCGGCTACATCTACTGGGGCGAAGTAGGCCCCGATGCTTCGGAGGACACCGAGATCGGTCCGCGCGGGTACGACGAGATGAACCAGGCGAAAGGCGCCGGCTACTTCGGCTGGCCGTACTTCATCGGCGAGAATCACGCGTTTCCGTTTTACGACTTCGCGGCGGACTCGGCGCTGGCGCCGAAGGATCCGCTCAAACCCATCAACACCTCGGTCAACAACACGGGGCTTCAGGAGCTTCCTCCGGCGCAGCCGGCCTTTATCTCCTACCCGTACGGCGTCTCCGAGCGCTTCCCGGATGTCGGCACAGGCGGCCGCTCGGCCACAGGCGGCCCCATCTACCGGGCGGTCGACTTCGCCGGCGCCGCGCGCCCGTTCCCGGATTACTTCGAGGGGAAATGGATCATGGCCGACCTGTCCCGCGGCTGGATCATGGCGGTCACGATGGACGCGAACAGCGACTATGTGTCGATGGAGCGGTTCATGCCGGACTATAAGCCGGCCGAAATCATCGACATCAAATTCGGCCCCGAGGGCGATCTGTACGTCCTCGAATACGGCAGCCGCTGGTTCGCCGACAGCGAGGACGACAAGCTCGTGCGCATCGAATACAACGCCGGCAACCGCACGCCGCATGTTGTTGCCGGCGCCTCTACATCCGGTGGCAAGGTGCCGTTCGACGTCGTGTTGTCCGCCGAAGGGACGCAGGACTTCGACGGCGATGAGTTGACGTACCGTTGGGAGGTCGCGCCGCTCGCCGGCGGCGCTTCGCGCACGCTCGAAGGCCCCGCACCCACGGTGTCGTTCGACCAGGCGGGCGTCTATGTCGCCACACTCGAGGTGAGCGACCCCGCCGGCGCCACTAACAGTGCGTCGGTCCAGATCGTGGCCGGCAACGAGCCGCCGCGGATCGACGTCCGGCTCGCCAGCAACACCTCCTTCTTCTTCCAGGGGAAGCCGGTTGACTATACCGTTACCGCCAGCGACACGGAAGATGGCACGGTGGACGCCGCGGCCGTCGCCGTGAGCATCGACTATGCCTCCGAGGGCTTCGACTACGCCGAGGTGATCCAGGGCCAGCGCAGCGTCGACGCCTCAACGCGGTTTGCCGTGGCGAAGGTGCTGATCAGCAAGACCGACTGTGGCGTCTGCCACCAGCCGGAAGTCCGCTCCGCCGGACCGTCGTATGCCGAAATCGCCGATAAATACCGGGGCGACGCCGGCGCGAAGAGCCGCCTGGCCGAAAAAGTCCGCGGTGGCGGCGGCGGTGTCTGGGGCGAGATCGTCATGCCGGCCCACCCCGGCCTCACCTCGGCCGACGCCGCGACGATCGTCGACTACATCCTGAATTACGGCGACAAGACCATCCGCACGCTGCCGCTGTCCGACCAGTTCGTCCCGGTCCTGCCGGCGGACGACAACGGCCGCGGCTCTCTGCTCGTCCGGGCCGCGTACACGGACCGCGGCGCCGGCGACGTGCCCGCGCTGACGGCGGAAAAGCTGATCGTCCTCCGCAGCCCGATCCTCTACGCCGGCGACGCCGAGATCATGCAGGGCGCCCGGAAATCCGTGGGTAACCGCGGGGCCGGCCCGATGATCGTCCAGCCCAACACGGGGGGACACCTCGCCTTCCAGGGTATCGACCTGACCGGGGTGACGCGGGTTGACCTGGCCGCGACGGCGCGGACGCGCGAAGGCACCGTGGGCGGGAACGTGGAAGTCCGCCTCGGTAGCCCGACCGGTGCACTTCTGGGGCAGGATTCGGTGGAGGTGACCGAGTTCCGCTTTGGCGCGCCGCCGACCGCGACGGCGATCCAGCAAGCCGGCGGAGCCGCACAGGCCGCGGCTGCTCAGGGAGGTGGCGGCCGGCGCCAGCAAGGCCCCCAGGGGGTGCAGATCGCCGTGCAGCCGACTACCGGCGTTCACGACCTCTACCTGGTTTTTAAGAATGACGCCGCTCGCGACATCGACCCGCTGATGAACCTGACCGCCGTGACGCTCGTGGCGGAATAAGTCTAGGTATGGGGGGTATGGGGACGTTGAACGTTCAAACGTTTAACGTCCCTTCTACTTCACTTCCCACGTATCCCCGGCATTCAGCAGCGATTCGAGCGTGCCTTTGCCTCGCTTTTCGACGATGTCGGCGATTTGCTGGTGGAGCATCTCCTCGTAGGTGGGGCGGACTTCCTTGTAGAACACGCCGAAGGGCCGCGGCATATCGGGTTGCCAGAACATTTGCCCGGCGATGCCGGCCAGTTCGCGGCTGGTTTCGTCGTACACGAGGCAGTCCCCCACGGACCACGCGCCGCCTTCGAGGTCGATCACTTCTGTCCGGAAGCCGTCGAGCCGGATGCCCTGTTTGCCGTTGCTGAACGTCATGGGCTTGCCGTTTTCGAGAAAGATCGCGCGGGCCGGCTTGGTGGCTTTTTCGGTGAAGCCGAAGAAAGCGCCGTCGTTAAAGATATTGCAGTTCTGGTATATCTCGCAGAAGGATGCGCCCCGGTGTTCGTGGGCGCGTTTGAGGATGTCTTTCATGTGGTTCGGATCGCGGTCCATCGTGCGAGCGACGAACGTGGAATCCGCCCCAAGGGCCACGGCCACGGGGTTAAAGGGGTGGTCGATCGATCCGTACGGCGTGCTCTTGGTGACTTTGCCCTGCTCGGAGGTCGGGCTGTATTGCCCCTTGGTGAGGCCGTAGATCTGGTTGTTAAAGAGCAGGAGCTGAACGTTGACGTTCCGCCGGAGGATGTGGATGAGGTGGTTACCACCGATCGAGAGCGCGTCGCCGTCACCGGTGACGATCCACACGTCCAGGTCGGGCCGGCTGGTCTTGAGGCCCGTAGCGACGGCCGGTGCGCGGCCGTGGATCGAGTGCATCCCGTACGTATTCATGTAGTACGGGAAGCGGCTGGAGCAGCCGATCCCGCTGATGAAGACGATCTTCTCTTTCGGGACGCCGAGTTCGGGCATCAGGCGCTGGACGGTGGCCAGGATGGCATAGTCGCCGCAGCCCGGGCACCAGCGAACGTCCTGGTCCGTCTCGAAGTCCTTCCGCGTGAGCGCCGAGGCGCCGTCGCCGCCGGCGATGCCGGGCATCGTGGGCCCGGCGGGCGCCGGTTTGCCGGCGCCGGGGGGCAGCGAAGGTTTCCGGGCGGCCGGGGGCAGCGTGGGTTTGACGCCGCCGGGCGGCAACGTAGGTTTGCGGGGTTCCTGGGAATCTAGGTTATCGTGCATGGTCATGCGAACTATCAATTCGTAACGAGCCGGCGTACTGCTTCAGCTCAGGACTTCGTCTACCCGGGCGTTGATCTCGGACGCCTTGAAGGGCGACCCTTGGATCTTGTTCAGGCCGATAAACGGAAGGAGGTACTTGTCGCGTAGGATGCGCACCAACTGGCCGTTGTTCATCTCGGGCACGACCAGGTGGGTGAAGCGGGCGAAAATCGCCAGCAGGTCCGCTGGCAGAGGATTCAGGTGGCGGATGTGGATGCAGCCCACGGACTGCCCCTTCCCCCTCGCGCGGTCCACGGCCAGCTCGATCGAGCCGCGCGTGGAGCCCCAGCCGATGATGAGGAGATCGCCGGCCTCATCGCCATACACCGTCGTCGGCGGGATGTCGAGGGCGATCCGGTCCACTTTCTCCTGCCGCAGCTTCACCATGAACTCGTGGTTCGCGGGGTCATAGGAGACGTTGCCCGTCACATTCTGCTTCTCGAGACCGCCGATGCGGTGCTCCAGGCCGGCCGTGCCGGGGCGCGCCCAGGGCCGGGCAAGCGTCTCCGGGTTGCGGAGATAGGGCATGAAGACCTCCTCGCCGTCGACCGTCTGGTTGGGCTTGTCGATAAAACCCGGGTCGATATCCGGCAACGACGCGACATCCGGGATGAGCCAGGGAGCCGAGCCGTTGGCGAGGTAGCCGTCGGAGAGGAGCATGACGGGCGTCCGATACGTGATCGCGATCCGGCAGGCCTCGAAGGCCATGTAGAAGCAATCGCCCGGCGTGCTGGCCGCCACGATCGGGAGCGGCGCCTCGCCGTTGCGGCCGTACATGGCCATGAGCAGGTCACTCTGCTCGGTCTTTGTCGGCAGGCCCGTCGATGGGCCGCCGCGTTGCACATCGATGACGACCATCGGCAACTCGGTCATCACGGCGAGACCCATGGCTTCGCTCTTCAGGGCGATGCCGGGACCGCTGCTGGCGGTGATCCCCAGGACGCCGCCGAAGCTGGCGCCAATGGTGGCGCAGGCGGCGGCGATTTCATCCTCCGCCTGGAAGGTCATGATCCCGATGCTCTTGAACCGGCTGAGTTCGTGGAGAATGTCCGACGCCGGCGTGATCGGGTAGGCGCCGTAGAAGATGGGCAGCCCGCTTTTCTGGCTCGCCGCGACAAGCCCCAGGGCCAGCGCCTCGGCGCCCATGATGGCGCGGTACCGGCCCGGCTTCAGGCTGGCGGGGCTCACTTCGTAGCGGACGGCGAATTCCTCCGTCGTCTCGCCGTAGTGGTAGCCCTTTTTCAGCAGGTTGAGATTGGCCTCCAGGATTTGCGGCTTCTTGCTGAACTTCTTCTGGATCCAGTCGATCGCCGGCTCCATGGGGCGCGAGTAGATCCAGAGGCTGAGGCCGAGCGCGAACATGTTTTTGGAGCGATCGATCTCCTTCGTGTTCAGGCCGGAGTCCTTCAGCGTCTCCCGCGTCAGCGTAGTGAGCGGCACCTGGATCAGCCGGTAGGCCTCGAGCGAGCCGTTCTCCAGCGGGTTTTCCTTCAAGCCGGCAAGGTCGAGATCGCGCGCCGTGAACGACTCGCTGTTGACGATCACGCTCCCCCCAGGGCGCACGCGCTCGATGTTCACGGAAAGCGCTGCCGGGTTCATGGCCACCAGCAAGTCCACCTCGTCGCCCGGTGTGCGGATGCTGACAGATCCGAAGTGGAGCTGGAAGCCGCTGACGCCGTAGGTGGTGCCGACCGGGGCGCGGATCTCGGCGGGGAAATCGGGAAGGGTCGCCAGATCGTTCTGGGCGAAGGCCGTGGCCAGGGTAAACTGCGAACCGGTGAGCTGCATCCCGTCGCCGGAGTCGCCGGCGAAGAGGATGGTGGCTTCGGACAGCGACTCGACAGTTTTTGCGGGAGAAGAGACGCTCATAAGCGGCGATACGAATGGTTGAACGAACGCACTGGAACTCCTGCGTTTCAGTCGTCACGTAGAGTACGTAAGCGGCAAACGAATTGGTACTGGGTGCGGAGAAAATCTGCGAATCTGCATCCAAGCTTCAAAAATTGGGTTCCGGGATCGGAATGCATCGAGAACAAAGCGAATCTGGCGGACGTTGAGTAGCGCATCCGGCGCCATCGGCGCCCATCCTCCAGGCTCGCCACCGCTGCGCCATGACCCCATACCGGGCCACCACCGAAGGCATCGCGATCACCGTTCGTCCGGTTTATCTGGACCGCGAATCGGATTTCATCTCCAAGCGATTCGTCTTCGCCTACTTCATCCGGATCGAAAACCACTCGCTGGAAGATGTGCAACTCCTGCGCCGGCACTGGTTCATCCGCGAATCCAGCGGGCACGTCCAGGAAGTGGAAGGCGAGGGCGTCGTCGGCGAACAGCCCACCATAGGCCCCGGCAGCGTCCACGAATACAACAGCTTCTGCGTCCTCGCGGCCTTCGAGGGCACCATGGAAGGCACCTACCTGATGGAACGCGCGAGTGGCGAACGGTTTCGCGTGGCCATCCCGCTGTTTAATCTGCGGGCCGCGGCGAATTAAACGCTGACGCATAGGACCCTTGAATTGGTATCCTCGATCGCTTACCATTCCAATGAGTTTCGACAAGGAAAGGAGCCTATGCGACCCTCTCTCGTACTTGACCTTCAACGAAGTGCCGTCCGTGAAACCGTAAGCCGATTTCGGGTATCTAACCCGCGTGTTTTCGGCTCGGTGCTGCGTGGCACCGACCAGGAAGGGGGTGACCTCGATCTGCTGGTTGATCCGTTGCCCGGCACAACCCTGTTTGACCTGGGCGGCCTGCACTACGAACTGGAATCGCTGCTCGGCATCCCCGTCGATCTGCTGACGCCGGCCGACCTGCCGGCTAAATTCCGCGCCAGGGTGCTTGCCGAGGCCCGGCCGGTATGAGTGAGAATCGCCTCCTCGACTACCTCGACCACATGCGGCAGGCAGCGACGGATGCGTGCGCCTTCGTGGAGGGTCTGGAAAGGGACGACTTTCTTGAGGACAAGCGCACGCAACAGGCCGTCATCATGAGCCTTATCATCCTCGGCGAGGCGGCAACCAGGGTGATGGACAGCTACCCCGGGTTCACACAAACGCATGCAAACGTGCCCTGGCGTAACATGCGCGGTATGCGCAACCGCATCGCCCACGGCTACTACGAGATCAACCTCGAAGTAGTGTGGGACACGGTGCAAACGGCGCTACCGGCACTGCTGGATCAACTTCGTGTGGTACGCCTCGATGCGGGCGACGAAGATCATAATGCCCATGGGGGCAGACCATGACGGGTTGGACGATCGGCCGGGGGTTACGGAAGCGCCCGTGCTCTCCAACGCACACGTGCATCCCCTTCACCCCATCCGATGCACGCTGACGATGGCGTCCGGCGTCTTTAATTCGATCACGGTGTTGTTTTCGGCCAGGCGGAAGGCCTCGATCGTCGCCGGCAGCATCTCGCGCGGGGTCTGGAGCTGGAAAAGCGTATCCGCCACGACATGCCAGTCTTCGTTGGTCAAATGCACCTCGGCCTGCCCGTTCTCCGTCACGAACGGCGCG is part of the Rhodothermales bacterium genome and harbors:
- a CDS encoding PQQ-dependent sugar dehydrogenase; the protein is MKTPTLGAAAWLSLLLAGCSGPTPSRTASTERPDDNRFTPVVLAQGASMDEPMSFEVLDDGTVFFIERKGGVKRYDPGSNAVMTVAMIPVNTKYTNAEGVVREAEEGLVGMTVHPDFEQKPWIYLLYADPAEPKHVLARWDYRDGALDEATKKVVLEYPVQREACCHTGGGMTWDADGNLFMTIGNNTGNSQMSQTDERPARSSWDDQRGASNTNDLRGKIIRIHPEDDGTYTIPDGNLFAPGTPNTRPEIYTMGHRNAWRVSIDSETGYIYWGEVGPDASEDTEIGPRGYDEMNQAKGAGYFGWPYFIGENHAFPFYDFAADSALAPKDPLKPINTSVNNTGLQELPPAQPAFISYPYGVSERFPDVGTGGRSATGGPIYRAVDFAGAARPFPDYFEGKWIMADLSRGWIMAVTMDANSDYVSMERFMPDYKPAEIIDIKFGPEGDLYVLEYGSRWFADSEDDKLVRIEYNAGNRTPHVVAGASTSGGKVPFDVVLSAEGTQDFDGDELTYRWEVAPLAGGASRTLEGPAPTVSFDQAGVYVATLEVSDPAGATNSASVQIVAGNEPPRIDVRLASNTSFFFQGKPVDYTVTASDTEDGTVDAAAVAVSIDYASEGFDYAEVIQGQRSVDASTRFAVAKVLISKTDCGVCHQPEVRSAGPSYAEIADKYRGDAGAKSRLAEKVRGGGGGVWGEIVMPAHPGLTSADAATIVDYILNYGDKTIRTLPLSDQFVPVLPADDNGRGSLLVRAAYTDRGAGDVPALTAEKLIVLRSPILYAGDAEIMQGARKSVGNRGAGPMIVQPNTGGHLAFQGIDLTGVTRVDLAATARTREGTVGGNVEVRLGSPTGALLGQDSVEVTEFRFGAPPTATAIQQAGGAAQAAAAQGGGGRRQQGPQGVQIAVQPTTGVHDLYLVFKNDAARDIDPLMNLTAVTLVAE
- the htpG gene encoding molecular chaperone HtpG, which encodes METETREEKAKRYTFKAEMKQLLHLIVHSLYTHQEIFLRELISNASDALNKARFRKLTDPAMRSAEAPLEIRITLDETANTLTIEDSGIGMTRDDLVKRLGTVASSGTKAFLEQLQKEGKPIDGQLIGQFGVGFYSAFMVAEEVVVETLGADADSEALRWTSDGEGSFTIEPAGRAERGTTIVLKLREDAKEFMRDDRVKGIIKKYSNFVDFPIYVADEQVNTVKALWHKNKSEITPEELNEFYKFISGDYQDPLGYLHLNLEGVVNVRALLFLPEHAPPGMFREEEATKLHLYANGVFIQDDCKALVPEYLRFVRGVVETDSLPLNVSREVTQNSPVMARIRTILTGKIIGLLEGWAEKEAEKYAKFFREFGPLFKLGVGNDFTNKDKLVDLLRFGSTKTPKGEYASFAGYVAAMPADQTQIYYLLGEHRDVLERSPKLEYFRKNGIDVLLMDDPLDAFVVPHINAYKEKELKSIEKADIDLKADEEQQKDALAGADVDRLIARFKVTLGDRVKDVVESRRLVDSAVTLVVGDSGMDVQMERMMKMMDKNFTSGVRILEINTAHPVMKNLKAKLEGDDATVDQVILQLFEGALLLDGGLTQTSDFVARMTELLVKATA
- a CDS encoding 2-oxoacid:acceptor oxidoreductase subunit alpha; its protein translation is MSVSSPAKTVESLSEATILFAGDSGDGMQLTGSQFTLATAFAQNDLATLPDFPAEIRAPVGTTYGVSGFQLHFGSVSIRTPGDEVDLLVAMNPAALSVNIERVRPGGSVIVNSESFTARDLDLAGLKENPLENGSLEAYRLIQVPLTTLTRETLKDSGLNTKEIDRSKNMFALGLSLWIYSRPMEPAIDWIQKKFSKKPQILEANLNLLKKGYHYGETTEEFAVRYEVSPASLKPGRYRAIMGAEALALGLVAASQKSGLPIFYGAYPITPASDILHELSRFKSIGIMTFQAEDEIAAACATIGASFGGVLGITASSGPGIALKSEAMGLAVMTELPMVVIDVQRGGPSTGLPTKTEQSDLLMAMYGRNGEAPLPIVAASTPGDCFYMAFEACRIAITYRTPVMLLSDGYLANGSAPWLIPDVASLPDIDPGFIDKPNQTVDGEEVFMPYLRNPETLARPWARPGTAGLEHRIGGLEKQNVTGNVSYDPANHEFMVKLRQEKVDRIALDIPPTTVYGDEAGDLLIIGWGSTRGSIELAVDRARGKGQSVGCIHIRHLNPLPADLLAIFARFTHLVVPEMNNGQLVRILRDKYLLPFIGLNKIQGSPFKASEINARVDEVLS
- a CDS encoding 2-oxoacid:ferredoxin oxidoreductase subunit beta translates to MHDNLDSQEPRKPTLPPGGVKPTLPPAARKPSLPPGAGKPAPAGPTMPGIAGGDGASALTRKDFETDQDVRWCPGCGDYAILATVQRLMPELGVPKEKIVFISGIGCSSRFPYYMNTYGMHSIHGRAPAVATGLKTSRPDLDVWIVTGDGDALSIGGNHLIHILRRNVNVQLLLFNNQIYGLTKGQYSPTSEQGKVTKSTPYGSIDHPFNPVAVALGADSTFVARTMDRDPNHMKDILKRAHEHRGASFCEIYQNCNIFNDGAFFGFTEKATKPARAIFLENGKPMTFSNGKQGIRLDGFRTEVIDLEGGAWSVGDCLVYDETSRELAGIAGQMFWQPDMPRPFGVFYKEVRPTYEEMLHQQIADIVEKRGKGTLESLLNAGDTWEVK
- a CDS encoding nucleotidyltransferase family protein, encoding MRPSLVLDLQRSAVRETVSRFRVSNPRVFGSVLRGTDQEGGDLDLLVDPLPGTTLFDLGGLHYELESLLGIPVDLLTPADLPAKFRARVLAEARPV
- the apaG gene encoding Co2+/Mg2+ efflux protein ApaG, whose product is MTPYRATTEGIAITVRPVYLDRESDFISKRFVFAYFIRIENHSLEDVQLLRRHWFIRESSGHVQEVEGEGVVGEQPTIGPGSVHEYNSFCVLAAFEGTMEGTYLMERASGERFRVAIPLFNLRAAAN
- a CDS encoding DUF86 domain-containing protein; its protein translation is MSENRLLDYLDHMRQAATDACAFVEGLERDDFLEDKRTQQAVIMSLIILGEAATRVMDSYPGFTQTHANVPWRNMRGMRNRIAHGYYEINLEVVWDTVQTALPALLDQLRVVRLDAGDEDHNAHGGRP